A segment of the Bactrocera neohumeralis isolate Rockhampton chromosome 3, APGP_CSIRO_Bneo_wtdbg2-racon-allhic-juicebox.fasta_v2, whole genome shotgun sequence genome:
tcttataacaacaacaaactgtgTTGCAACAAGCGCGTTGTGGCAAATGCCCGGCAGTCGCATGACACAGCAACAATGTGTCGCTGTCACGGTTAGGCGGTTGTTTGGTGTGACCAGTTTGAAGGTAGTGCCGCATGGGAGCTGCATGCAAACACACCGGCATACATACGTACCTGTACGGTGTATTACAGCATCAGGTGCAATTTAACGGCGCATACGCCGGCACCGCGCCCACCTCTGCTGCAGTCTCGCTCTGCTGCTCAATAGCTGTCTTATAGATTTTAATAAAGAAGAAAGAGAAACAGAAGAACCAGCTGTGTGAAATATGAAACATTATTGCTGTTGCATCACCTTTGCTGTGCGACGGCAATTGGCAGCTTGTTTCTTAAAGGCAATACGGCTACTGGGGCACTAACGGAGTCAATGAGGTTGGcagctttttttgtatttgacttTTTGtacttatttgttgttgttgttgctgtaatgtGAGTAGAATTTCGTGCACAATTTGGTTTGCCGTGAGGCCTTATTGGCTTTATGTTGCAACATGTGCGCcgttgtgtgcgtgtgtgagtgtgtaatGGGGCACGTCAAAAAGGTTCAGGTTACACTCTATGTTCAACCATAATttctaatcaaatatttatgtgtgtgcgaTGTTGCACATATGACTTATAGCAATCTTCAAGACTTGACAGCCTAAATGTGGAGAAGAGAGAAATAAAGAAGCTTAATTGCACTCACCTTATTTTAGTGCCCCCTTTTTAGCTCTCATATTCAGCTGTTCTTTCTCACATGTATACTTTTATACCCAGAACAGGGTATATGTAGTATGTTAAGAAGTTTAtcacacccagaaggaaacgatAGAGATCCTGTAAGGTATATACCAGGTATATAACGGGTTAGCGTGGCGAGCTGTGGCGATTTAGCCATATTTGTCTGCCTATATattgagttatcgatctgaaattttgcacacgtctttttctcaccaagaagctgctcatttgttggaaacGCTGATATCGAACCAttacaacatatagctgccctacaaagtGAACGGtccaaatcaagtccttgtagggaaaacttttttctttgacgagatatctttccgaaatttggcacagatttttGTCTAAGGCATTACTATATTATCCGTATAAATTGTGCAGATCTGACCACtgttgcatatagctgccctacaaactgaacgatcaaaacctagtcattgtatggaaaacttttttgtttgataagtTATCTttccgaaatttggcacagattattgctCAAGATATTGATACTTTGTCCGaacgaattgttcagatcggactactatagcatatagctgccctacaaactgaaccctcaaaatcaagttcttgtatagaaaacttttttatatgaagagGTCTCTTCCCGAGATTCGGCACAGCTTATTGTCCAAGGCATCGCTACATTatctaaagaaattgttcagatcggatcactatagcttataactgccatataaacttACCAATCAATATCAAGATAAAGACATTTTTATACCATTTAAATCTATatgaaatgcacctgtgatgggtattataatttattcttgtttatgacttaaattattatttttgttcttttttattgcAGAAGGAGACTCCGTCCGATGTGCTGTTGCATCTGGCAGCGCTACGTGGCGATGAAATCAACCTGCGGCGCGTACTTGACAGCGGCAAAGTGCATGTGGATTGCAAAGATGAGGTAAGTAGTGGTGGTGttgtagatatatatacatatatatatacacatatttttattacgtGCATATATActaacctacatatatatatatatataattggaAGCATTGCCGTTCATTCATAGTTGGCTGAGTGGCATTTACTTTATGCGCTGAGAGAACGTAAATAATGacattgctgtttttgttgttattgtctgCTCACCCTTTGGCTTTtgaaagctaaaaataaaattaaaattcttattgAGGGTATTCACGTGGGCGTGGATTAACTGCGTAGGCATAAAACAGCTAGGACGATATTGGAGTAACATAGGGAGTATTCCAAGCTAAGATTAccaggaatttaaaaaaaaaaaattgttccgtAAACTTTTGTAACTAAACGATAACTAGACCTGAAATTGCGTGTCTGTGTCTCTTGATGTCTTCGGAGTAAACGTTCTGTGACTGGTATGTCTCTCAAgtaaattttatacattaaaaTATCGCACGCGTGAATACCCCTATTGATGAATAAATTCTCCCCAGTTTTGCGCGTTATATTTCCGTTTAGGGTGCGTGCTTGGGATGAAGTACTAAAAATAGCGTGGAAATATGaatgtaacatatgtatgtatgtacttatactaGTATATACTTGTTCGAGTAAGTTATCGCGAGTCAAGGCCACATTCTTTGatgtgtttttatatttttttgtgtaaaaatttatctGCTGAATTGAGAATGAAAGCATGCAAAGATAAACATATTAGGGTTTAATTAACCGCAGTTTTAGTGGCGAGGGATCGCATTGTGCTgagttttttgtaaaagttttagaaatattaaaataatataaaacaagaaaaaacgttaacttcggctgcaccgaagctaatatacccttcacatattacattggtgccttaggaaataatttataccaaatttcgtaaatatatgcaaagttttccataaagaatattccgatcgttcagtttgtatggttatatgctatatatacttcggagattacattgttgccttagaaaattctataccaaatttggtgaagatactttgtcaaatgtgaaagaccgatcattcagtttatatggcagctatatgttatagtggtccgatatcggccgttccgacaaatgagcagcttcttgaagagaaaatgacgtttgcaaaatttcaaaacgatatcttaaaaactgagggactagtttgtatatatacagacagacagtcagatcgactcagctcaacatactgatcatttatatatatactttatagggtctccgatctgggtgttacaaacttcgtgacaaacttaatataccctgttcagggtataaatatattaattgtattatatttatatacccgTTAATTCACCTGGGTGCACGAAATAGGAGATCGAAGGTGTTATGCCTTGATCTGACAAAAGCGGGACATTGGACGAGTAAGTGCTGAGATGATTCTATCTCACCTTCTTTCAAACAGTTAATGCAGCTGGCATGCGTAAGATGCTTACTGCATGAGTCTCGATCGAGCAGTACCCAGTTAGAGCTTCTATAACCATGGAAAGTGGCGAAGAGTTCTCTAGATCTCTTACGATTTAGCCTGAGACAGAGCGACTTTGTGCCTGCACAGCTGCTGTTTTTTGACCAACACTAACTGAGTTGAGTCTGTGGCTTAATTGTGCAGTAGTGAACCACAAGAAGCCAACGGAGCTCCTGCTCGTTTCCATTCTGTAGTTATTGAAACTGCGGTATCTGTTCTAGCAAGCTTGCCAGCCTTACAGTTTCCTGCAGTACCGCTTTCGCTAGACACCCAAAGCAGTCTAAGCGTACAATAAATCGATACCGAGGATAAGGAATCAAGACATCTTGTCTTCCTTGAAGATATGTGCGCAGAGAACCGACAGCGAGGGTCAAGCTCGGCGATCTAGTAATCCAATTGTTTTGGAATGAAATCAAAGTGTACGAGGATTCTAGAATGCCCAGGCTCGCAGTCATCTAAGTACCAATATAAATCGCCAATTTTTTCGCGAGTGTGGTCTTTCCAGCGCCTTCcaccaaataaaaattccatagaacattatacatatatttaactatGGTTACATAGAGCCAAAGAACTACCTTCTGCCAAGGGTGCCCtgtgaatgtaataaaatttcattaattttattttcaactttactttaacccatcgTTGCATAGCattgcatataatatatgtatatgcaatagggtgtgtcattctgaggcaaccttttttttcaactgaaaaacaggctaaaaactttcgaaaatgtgaaaatcaaagtcactcaaaagatgagttCTTAATAcctattaatattaagaggtgcctgtttcaaattttctgttttccatataaattacatggaaaaaaaatcattttttttgtggtggttattgtgcggaggttattatatgtgcacgtgatggctgccagtagggatggtaaactcgattccgattctactcgaaaatcgagttttctcgtaaaataatcgatttttcgaatgtcaagaatcgattcttaatcgacttcgactactgaagattgATTCCGATTAAtcgactttctttttcacattttcgaaagtttttagcctgtttttcagttgaaaaaaaaaggttgcttcagaatgacacaccctaatatgcaaTGTTAACTTCTCGTTGATTTGGCAGCTACATCGTCTTTTAATTTCCAGTTATCTTTTCGCCAAATGAATATTACGCGTTATGACTATTCCTCTTTGGTCGAGTTTCGCAAATTTTAATGAGTTTTTGTGAATATTCGTAGTAAAGAGTAAAATTCTTTCTGATATATTGAAACTGCAgtgcaaaattttcattatttttgtgaattattGAGAGTGTATAATAAAATGTAAGTATTTCCTATTAGTTTGGAAAATTTCTTGCCCAAATAACAAATTCGGTCTTCACACGAATTATTTTTGCAAGAGTTATGTATCATGGCACATGTGCAATACCATGTATTTAAGCATAGATTTTTACTTGTAGGCCGCTTACTCATAACGATACCGAACGAATAACAGAAAACTGTGATGAGAGTAAAGATGATGATGAttaatcaaattttgaattggatatatagtacatacaagtacatcgACGCGAATATAACCAGGAAGAAGCAAACCCATCAATACATAATTTTCAAGAAGTTGGTTTATAGTAAACGCAGGAGTTGCAAagttcttgaaaaaaaatacgaaGCAAATATTTGGAAACTAAAACTGTCTGACGGCTTTAATACTGATTTTAAAGGCAacgaacataaaatttttaataaacaaagttgctatagttttgttcacataacggttgtttgtaagtcctaaaactaaaagagtcagatatagggttatgtataccaaagtgatcagggtgacgagtagatttgaaatccggatgtctgtctgtccgtccgtccgtctgtccgtctgtccgtccgtccgtgcaagctgtaacttgagtaaaagttgagatatcatgatgaaacttggtacacgtatttcttggctccataataAGGATAAGTTCGAAGACAggcaaaatcggaccactgccacgcccacaaaaaggcgaaaaccgaaaacctataaggtgtcataactaagccataaatattagatattaaagtgaaatttggcacaaaggatcgcattaggaaggagcatatttggacgtaatttttttggaaaagtgggcgtggccccgccccctactaagttttttgtacatatctcggaaactactatagctatgtcaaccaaactctaaagagtcgtttccttcaggcatttccatatacagttcaaaaatggaagaaatcggataataaccacgcccacctcccatacaaaggttatgttgaaaatcactaaaagtgcgttaaccgacaaacaaaaaacgtcagaaacactaaatttacgGAGGAAATtaacccaggcttttttttttaaatgaaaatggcGTGGCGTTTTtggtaattaatataaatttcaatgaaattcggtatatgacATTtacttaacaccctgatgacatgcacgaaatcggttcacaaccaatataacgctattttgaattccatctgatgcctaatctgtataatatatatttaatgatttttgaatattacacaaatttgtatttgaaaaatatgtaaatgacatataatgaaatctcgattatcactttatcatgcgagagtataaaatgttcggtgacagccgcacttagcacttccttacttgtttaattatagttttaatcgatttaaaattttaattcgaaacgtatttttaataatttcataattacattttgaaattaataaaattattataatatataataattaatttaattatcatttttattagaattttgaatttttcaataattttattgattttaattttttaaatttaattgtaaagttctttttgataaaatgatttatttcgtactaatttttatctttaaataattattattggaaccattatattcaataaaaaaaaattataatacttaagaaagtaattaaagtataaattttaatttaaatttgaatttttttagtaaatttttaatttgttatttaatttaattaatttgttatttatatttaactcTACGTtcaatgaattattatttgtttgaattaattaattaatataattgtaTTTCGAGAAATAAATTAACtcatatttttctcaaaaagtgaagttaatttaatatttttaataatttctaattaaaataataatttcgctTATTGGCATTCGCCCAACATTAGCCTGCACTTTCGCTTTTCTTAGACCTCGCCTGACTTACCACGCTTTGGcgcacaaataaataataaataattttcaccgCCAAAGCAAATGCCAAACGGCAAGCGCCTTTTTTGGCGGGAACACCTCAATTcacttaatattaatatgtgaATGAATGTAGTCAATCCGTGTGTGCGTTTGTCTGTCTTCAACTTGGGATTTGCGGGTGTGCGCCGTGTTCATTGTTTACGCTTTTGGCTCGCATTAATTTCCAATCGCACGGGGTGTGGGCAAATCGAATCACGTCTGCACTCATTTCGTGCCGCAGCGCCTCATGCGATGCCAAAAAACTGCACTCAAGCGAAAATTCATTTGTATGCAATGCACAAAGCCGCAGCGCAACCGCACgattgtgtgcatgtgtgtgtgtttgcgatGCGAAAAGTTGCGACTGCGCGAACGCGTCTGGTGAAATTTCGTAGTCGATTGCTAATTGGTGCGCGCGAAATTTGTAAGCAAATGTGTTAATCATGTTGGTTTAGTGTTTTGCTGGAAAATGTGCTAaagtttttctttgcttttgtgGACTCTTTCGGCGCGAGAAACCTCCGGAAATGCAGATAGATCAATGGTTGGCTCATTAGTAAGATGTTGTGCGAATGAGAAGCTAAATTTTTCGTTAGCATTCACTCAAGTTTCTAGTGTTAAGGAAACACGTAGACAAATAGGTAGCTCGATGATTTGTGATTCGCTGAATTGAGATAAATAGGTAGCCATACAAACAAACCCACTAAATAACCGAACCAGAGTTTCCTTGTACTTCACTCCCATTATACCTCTTAAGAATCCTGGGAGATCATAGAAGAAAGAGTTTTCAGCAATTGAAGAAGAGCGAAATCGTTATGACAACTAAGGAGAAATATGGCGCCAGCAATTAAAAAGCCATCTAGACAGCTGTAAAAAATTTGGTGGCTGGAATTTCCATTTAGCGAGGACTAGGAAGTAAACTCTTTATAgatcaaatgcaaaaattttggaatagtTTTGCAACTCCGAAAAAACCTCTATAATTATAACTGTAGTAAATATGTACGACATATATCTTTAAGATAGATAAGCCAATAATGTTCTATGGTGTATTCGTCTGGTGGAGGGCGTTCGAAATTGTTATACTCACTAAGAAGTTTGAACATGCCCAAACAGCGGCTTACTGCTCCGAATTGCATCTTCTGTTAGGGAGGTAAGCATTCACTCAGACAGTAGAGTGGCAATACTATCGTTGAGCTCGCAAACTGTGTCGTTCAAAGCCAAGGAGTATATATTCTCACTAGATATACTATCAAGCTACTTCATCTACAGACCCGTTTGGGCGCCTGGTTCTAGCGAAATTATTGGCAACTGCAAAGTCGATGAGATAGCAAGACGTAGTACTCATGGCCCGTTTCGTCGGAGTTGGTCTCTGTTGTTATCTTGCGTTCTAATATTGGGTCTATGGACTTCGCGTGGACTGCAAGCGTTCTTACAGGACATTAtccaataggcattcatgcaAGCATAAAAAGGTGATGGGGAAACTTCCACGTACTTCCTGTCCCATTATTCATCTTTTGCAAGACTGAATTTGAAACATTCCGGCAAAGTAGGAGACATAGCCGAAATTAACATAGCCTAATTTGTGATGGGCTCAAAGTGCTTCGTCGATCTATATCTCAATAATCAATTTTATGTCAGTTCTAGCAATCACAACTCAACGGTGTTATAAGCTGTCTAAGTGAATTGCCTGTTAGGATAAATGGTCGAACTTATTTTCGGTTACTTGAATAGTGTCCTTGaaaagctcggccggcaatccatcctGCTTCcgacgctttgttgttcttcagtaattgctattcgaacttctcatggtcgggcaatggaacgcccgcactatcgtcatcgattggggaggATCGGCtggaaaaaaaaagttcttaaatCTGGGCCATATTGACCGaaacataatacatatgtatacaaccGTAAATTTTCGAatccatatttattatttggatatttataaataaatattaaaattagtcaactatattaaatatacagagCTGATAAAATTTTACCTAAGTTACTCTTGTTTGTAGTACCCTCAGATTAATCCCATTTAGTCAGACATGGATGGTGGGGAATACTCATTTTTCTAGAAAGTAATAAATCTCTTTGAGATTCAGGTATTCCTTTACGTTATCACTctctcattaaattttttttttgccgtgATTCTATTAGCCCACACAACTCTGTAAATATCAGGTGCTTAGTATTCCATGCCCACCACACACATAAACAATTTTCCGTATCAGCGATTTTCctaatttctatttgtttgttgtggTTTAATTAAATCAGTTGCGTGCATTCGATATGGCGAAACGAACACCTTCGCAGCGCGGCGCTTTATAATTTTGCGAATATTACAGCGAGTTTTTCATATGCCTTCGATTTCATTTGGCGCAGgcgataaaatttcaatttcgtaTGCATTTCATTATTTTGCGGTAGCGTTGCATAATTGAACCGAATGCGTAATTGGTGAAATTCGATGCGAAAAAACTTGAAAGTGCTGTGGTTCGACAACTTAGATAAATTGTAGCGgggaaaaaatatcgaaaatactATTAATTGTTTAGGAAATCATAACTTTGttttatgcatgtgtgttcATTTCTAGatgttaaaaagtttaaaatattttcgtcagTAATACCTACTGGTTttatctattattattttcgtttttgtgtttctttttcAGGATGGCACCACACCTCTCATACTTTCAGCAGCGGGCGGTCATACCCCATGTGTGCTGGAATTGCTTGAACAGGGCGCAGATCCAAATTCGCGACGCGCTACTGGCACAACACCGTTATTTTTCGCAGCACAGGGTGGCTACTTAGATGTGgtgaaaatattgataaaagcCGGTGCCAGTGTGGATACGCCATCGGTGGTGAGttgaacatttattttgtttaatatattagAGACTTAACGAAAAATAacgatgaaataaatatatgaaaagttGAAGTTCAAGTTGTTTAGCAAATCTGATTTTAAAAAAGAACCAAAGTTTTccaaaaagcaaatatataaattagttcAGTGCTGAAACTTTTAAAAAtggtgaaaaatgaaaaaagttacagtagAATGAAACtcattgaaaaaagaaaacaaaataacacaaatgaaatgcaaaataaatgcaaatgctGATCTgattgcaaaaagaaaaagggaaaggGAGAGAGTTGATTGAATTTGGAAGGCCTAAAAACTGTTTAGTTCGATTTCCGGCAAAACAACGTATCTTATGGAAAAGCATAAATAGCAAAGTTGTAGGCCAAGCATCAAACATGATTTACAACTTTCGCGTTAACACTTTTGTCACATAACCTCGAAACTTTTGTGTCGTACATTATGATTTCtattgcttttaaaaatttattcatcttatcaataaatataaataagtctAATATGATTGTAATATTTCTTTTCCTCTAGGATGGTGGTACTCCACTATTTGTCGCCGCACAGGGTGGTTACGTGAAATTGGTGCGCGAATTGTTGGATTGTGGCGCCAATGTGAATGCGTGTATGaaggtaaaataataaattatgttaaggttaaattaagttaagtttgaGTACGCTATTCTTAGTTTgggaaaacgaaataaaaatttaagttaaggttaagttaagttaagtgaagtcaagttaaattaagttacgTTAAGTGAAATCaagctaaattaaattaagttaagtttaatTCATTTAAGCTAAGTTacgttaattaaattaagttaagttaagttaagttaagctaagttaagttaagttaagttaagttagttaagttaagttaagttacgttaagttaagttaagttaagttaatttaagttaagttaagctaagttaagttaagttaagttaatttaagttaaaattaagttaagttaagttaagttaagttaagttaagttaagttaagttaagttaagttaagttaagttaagttaagttaagttaagttaagttaagctaagttaagttaagttaaattaagttaagttaagtttaaaaaagtaaagttaagttaagttaagttaaaacacgttaagttaagttaaatcaCGTGAAGATTGAGTTAGTTAAGCAATGCTTAGTGCAGGAATTTGAAATAACAATTTAAGTTAGGGTTAAGTGTTTTTTCAATAAGTTAATTTCGATTTAAGTTAAGTTGCGTTAGAATTGTATAATTGTATTATTCTAAATGCTGAACTGAGTCTAAAGTTATCATCTTCTCTTCCTCAAACAAGCAGGATCGCGCCACACCCGTTTTTATATCCGCACAAAACGGTCATCGCACAGTGTTATCCCTGCTCATCACGGCGGGCGCCAACCCCGATATGAAGCGCATCGATGGCGCCACACCACTGTGGATCGCCGCACAAATGGGGCACGATCACATATGCAAAGTGTTGTTGCAAAATGGCGCGTTTGTGGACGCTGTGCGCTGTGACGGCGCGACGCCACTCTTTAAGGCGGCGCACAAGGGACACGCGGCGGTTGTGACTGAACTCTTGAAACACAGACCTAATCTAGGGCTACTACCGGTACGTGGCAACTTCTAACACttttagtaataaaaaagtaattttcaaaaattaaatatttacagaatGGTGAAACAGCGTTGCATGCGGCAGCCATGTTCGGTCATTTAACGGTGTGCAAGCAACTGATCGCCGCAGGCAGCGATATATTGCAGAAAAACCAGGAGGGGCTCACCGCTTTGCAGGTGGCGCGCCAGCAGAAATACTCGTCGATCTGTGATTATCTGCAGGATCGCTTGCGTCTGGTGCGTGCGCGTGCTGGTACGGCCACATAAATACCGTTATTGTGTGTGGAGTAGACAAGCGGCAGCTTTAAGTTGTTAAAGTTGGATAACAATGGTGTTTGGGGTAACGCCATTTATATAAGCGTATTTAGTTAGTTTCGCTATACAATTGTGGGCGCGAGTGTCTGTAATCGTGCGTAGAAttatttggaaaacaaaacTCGAAAATAGAATGGAATAGCCAAAGCGAAAGAGATGTGTTCTTACGTTCGAATCGCtgagttgaaaaatttatgttcaAATTGTGGTAAATATTGTGAGGTTGGTGGGTATGATGTGgaatttataatgatttttttgtatacatatataaaactataactATTATTTTCTGCATTATTCTCAAATGTGTGATTTGTATTTTACTTgaattattgtttctttttatgaattacatatgtatgtacatatatcgaattaaatttgtaaatatacataattattgatctaaatatgtttatgatgataatatacat
Coding sequences within it:
- the LOC126752452 gene encoding ankyrin repeat domain-containing protein 29 gives rise to the protein MSLKKETPSDVLLHLAALRGDEINLRRVLDSGKVHVDCKDEDGTTPLILSAAGGHTPCVLELLEQGADPNSRRATGTTPLFFAAQGGYLDVVKILIKAGASVDTPSVDGGTPLFVAAQGGYVKLVRELLDCGANVNACMKDRATPVFISAQNGHRTVLSLLITAGANPDMKRIDGATPLWIAAQMGHDHICKVLLQNGAFVDAVRCDGATPLFKAAHKGHAAVVTELLKHRPNLGLLPNGETALHAAAMFGHLTVCKQLIAAGSDILQKNQEGLTALQVARQQKYSSICDYLQDRLRLVRARAGTAT